The following proteins are co-located in the Toxotes jaculatrix isolate fToxJac2 chromosome 9, fToxJac2.pri, whole genome shotgun sequence genome:
- the tlcd5a gene encoding TLC domain-containing protein 5a isoform X2 — protein MALLVVCSLLCLSCWVSFYFILCNVNGTRSYEWNCRLVTLVHGILAVCITAYIGYVDGPWPFTHPEGPVMLAHHTMSILGILLTLWLGESGIESCAVLFGSEITNPLLQARWFLKQTGHYRSLLGDVVDVLFVLLFVVMRVFVGGTMLYCELISPRPRFFIKCGGVAMYALSWVFMVDIVRFAIRKSKSWHKQQRDQLETIAANGHEGKKD, from the exons ATGGCACTGCTTGTGGTTTGTTCACTCCTGTGCCTGTCCTGTTGGGTCTCTTTCTACTTTATCTTGTGTAATGTTAATGGGACCAGAAGCTACGAGTGGAACTGTCGCCTCGTCACCCTGGTACACGGCATCCTGGCAGTCTGCATCACAGCATATATAGGCTATGTGGATGGACCCTGGCCTTTCACTCATCCAG AAGGACCCGTTATGCTGGCCCACCACACCATGAGCATCCTGGGAATCCTTTTGACCCTATGGTTGGGGGAGTCTGGCATTGAGTCCTGCGCAGTACTCTTCGGCAGTGAAATCACCAACCCACTCCTGCAGGCACGCTGGTTCCTCAAACAGACAGGACATTACAGGTCGCTGCTGGGGGATGTTGTGGACGtcctgtttgtgctgctgtttgtggtgaTGCGAGTCTTCGTGGGAGGCACAATGCTGTACTGTGAGTTGATCTCCCCAAGACCCAGATTCTTTATCAAGTGCGGGGGAGTGGCCATGTATGCGCTATCCTGGGTGTTCATGGTGGACATTGTTCGGTTTGCCATTCGAAAAAGCAAGAGCTggcacaaacagcagagagaccAGCTAGAGACAATAGCAGCTAATGGCCACGAAGGGAAGAAGGACTGA
- the tlcd5a gene encoding TLC domain-containing protein 5a isoform X1, giving the protein MALLVVCSLLCLSCWVSFYFILCNVNGTRSYEWNCRLVTLVHGILAVCITAYIGYVDGPWPFTHPGTKNTPLQISAMVVSLGYFIFDMGWCVYFRTEGPVMLAHHTMSILGILLTLWLGESGIESCAVLFGSEITNPLLQARWFLKQTGHYRSLLGDVVDVLFVLLFVVMRVFVGGTMLYCELISPRPRFFIKCGGVAMYALSWVFMVDIVRFAIRKSKSWHKQQRDQLETIAANGHEGKKD; this is encoded by the exons ATGGCACTGCTTGTGGTTTGTTCACTCCTGTGCCTGTCCTGTTGGGTCTCTTTCTACTTTATCTTGTGTAATGTTAATGGGACCAGAAGCTACGAGTGGAACTGTCGCCTCGTCACCCTGGTACACGGCATCCTGGCAGTCTGCATCACAGCATATATAGGCTATGTGGATGGACCCTGGCCTTTCACTCATCCAG GTACTAAGAACACTCCTCTGCAGATAAGTGCCATGGTGGTGAGCTTGGGCTACTTTATTTTTGATATGGGCTGGTGTGTGTACTTCCGCACAGAAGGACCCGTTATGCTGGCCCACCACACCATGAGCATCCTGGGAATCCTTTTGACCCTATGGTTGGGGGAGTCTGGCATTGAGTCCTGCGCAGTACTCTTCGGCAGTGAAATCACCAACCCACTCCTGCAGGCACGCTGGTTCCTCAAACAGACAGGACATTACAGGTCGCTGCTGGGGGATGTTGTGGACGtcctgtttgtgctgctgtttgtggtgaTGCGAGTCTTCGTGGGAGGCACAATGCTGTACTGTGAGTTGATCTCCCCAAGACCCAGATTCTTTATCAAGTGCGGGGGAGTGGCCATGTATGCGCTATCCTGGGTGTTCATGGTGGACATTGTTCGGTTTGCCATTCGAAAAAGCAAGAGCTggcacaaacagcagagagaccAGCTAGAGACAATAGCAGCTAATGGCCACGAAGGGAAGAAGGACTGA